Within the Setaria viridis chromosome 3, Setaria_viridis_v4.0, whole genome shotgun sequence genome, the region TTGCTTCTGCCGCACTTACGTGACTCTTTGTAGTATTGATCTCATCATTCATCAATTGCAAAATTGACTTACATTACTATTTAATGACAGTATACTTCTGCAAGCTCTGGTTTCAAGTGATGCTAATGGAGATATGGAGGTGAAGTCTTGTAATCCAAAAACTCGACTTTACAGGAAATTTCTACAAGTGGTTTCTATTTAGCTTTGTTGTAAGCAAGTTTCACTGACATTTGAACCTAAAATATGCAGGCATGTTGCAGAGCATCTAGCGTTCTTTCTCACATTATCAAGGAAAACTTGCAAAGCAAGGATCGTGTATGTAGCCTTCAACCTTTTATTTTCAGTGTCATTCTACCTGTATGTAGAGAGGCAACTACCCAACTGCTAAAAGTTTACTATTGAGTGACTCAGTACTGTTGTTtatattcaaaaaaaatatattggaCTAAGTtgatacatgattttttttttctagtgttGTTCATAGTACTATGATATCCTTCCTTGCTTTTGTTGAGAGTTACTAAATTTGTTGCTTACTATGTTATGATTCTTCTTGATATTAAAGTAACTACTAGTTACTCATGTTACTTTTCTTGCTCTAAACTATTCGCGGGCGTCAGTGCCTGTTTTTGCCAATTGTATGCCAACTGGCAAGATTCAATAGCATGTCTGATATGTATATTTCTTTTATATCCCTTGTCTGTATAACACGACAGAAGGTTTTGTAATAGCTGAAATTTCTTCAGGTACTGCaaatccagcttgagacaccTACACCATCATTGGGACGCACGGAGCCGCTACTGCACCGCATTGTTACATGTTTGTCCATTGCAGCTTCTGCAGATGGAGAAAACGACCAAAGTAGCCACCCAGAAGAATCATACATTCAACCTGTTATTCTTCGGCTACTCATCGTATGGCTTGTTGATTGTTCAAATGCTGTCAACTGCCTTTTGGAATCAGCAGTGCATCTGAACTACGTATTAGAGCTTGCTTCAAGTAAACGTTACACTGCTTGTGTTCGTGGACTAGCTGCTGTTGTTCTAGGTGCTTGCATCCTGTACAATGCTAGCCGTGAGAAGGGCCGTGATGCCTTTGCTGTTGCAGATGCTATAAGTCAAAAGATTGGCCTCACAACATACTTTTTGAGGTTTGATGAATTGCGAAAAAGCTTGGCACATCCATCATCAGAGCAGCAGCACCGCAAGGAGCTTTCTCGATCAAGTTTAAATAGCATGTCAGATTTCCAAGAGATTGAGGAGGATGAAACAAATAAAGATGATCAACACCCTGTCCTCTCAGAAATATTTGATCCACAGTTTGTTAATTTCCTTAGTAAGCTTGAGGCTGATATTAGAGAAAACATAATGGACATATTTAGTCGGACAAAAACTGCAACTGCAGTTCTACCTGCTGAGTTGGAGCAGAAGAATGGGGAGGTTGATGGAGAGTATATCAAGCGATTGAAGTCATTTGTAGAGAAACAGTGCAATGAGATGCAGGTAGGTTTCCATTTGCTGTGCgctctcagaaaaaaaaaactttcccATTTACTTAATACTTCAAAAGTTTGAAGATAAGAAATAATCTCTTGTGCATCGcaataaaaaggaaatgaaagtACTTTTTGGGGGTTCCTGAACATAGTTTATATTTCATTAATCCAAAGTAAAGATTGAGCCAGTTAGCAAACATGAAGGGTCTTTTGGCATGTGATTCTTAAACTAGGTTATTCACTATGTTCTAAGTTGTAAAAATACTCTTAATTTAATATTCTAATTAGGTAGAGTTGGTTCCTACAAACAAAGTTAACTTGACATTTGAAAAAGTTCTTTTTGGATAATATTTTAGGAGCATGGTTGTCTTCAATATAACTTTTGAGTGGCCATCCTTGTATTGTATAATATCCTTGTTTAAATGGCTATAAATAGTTGCATATAGATTGACAGATTTCTGAAACTGATCGACTGATGTTGCTGGTGCTTTTAGACACTGCTCTACCTGGCAATATATGGTCATAAAGTAAGAAGGTAGCAATGACATTGTTAATTGTATTTCCAGGAGTTACTGGCTCGAAATGCAATGTTAGCAGAGGAGTTAGTGAAAACTGGTGGCGGTAACACTGCAGATACAGCCCAGAAACCTAGCAGTGGCCGAGAAAGGGTCCAGATCGAAGCCCTCAGACAAGAACTTGAGGGAGCAAAACGACAGATAGAGGCACTCAAAATTGAAAAGTCCCAGATTGAAGCTGAAGCTAACAACCAACGAAACCTTGCAGTAAAAGTGGAGTCTGACCTCAAGAGCTTATCAGACGCGTACAACAGCCTAGAGCAGGCCAACTACCGCTTGGATGCCGAGGTGAAAACCTTGCGGCAGGGAGGCAGTGTGCCCTATCCTGACGTGGAAGCGATCAAAGCACAAGCCAAGGAAGAGGCTGAGAAAGACAGCGAGGCGGAACTGAATGATCTTCTCGTCTGCCTTGGCCAGGAACAAACTAAGGTCGAGAAGCTAAGTGCAAGGTTGGCAGAGCTCGGCGAAGATGCGGATACACTGCTGCAAGGAATAGGCGATGACACAGCCATACCagatgacgatgatgaagatgaagatgaataGATGCTTGGGTAACTTTGTGGTCTCCAGGTGTAATTCGCCCTCATGTTGGgtcatgatgttgtgatggcaAATGTACAGTGGATAATGTGTAGACAAAGGCATCATTTCATTCTAAGTTATTTGTGGAGGATGGGATTAAATTGCTGACTTGCCTTCTTTCTGAATGCATCTACTCAAGTAGCTAAGCCAATTTTATAGTTAGGGTTGTTGAAACCAGTTTGTGATATTGTAGTCGGGCATTTGCTCGAGCACCCAATAATGCAACAAAATTCTCTTCACCTTTTCGGATACAATACTAGAATTTAGTCCAGGTAATGAACACTGTACACAGATGTAAATTCAGAATTACGGGTTGTGTCGTCGTGGTGCAAAAACAACGTTAATTTAAACTGGGATTTGAGAAAGGAGATACCATCTATCTGTCATTCTGTTATGATAGTAATACCTTAGGAGTATAATTCATGCGATATACACTTGAAACATCAAGTAAAGCTTGCGTTCAATCCATCAGCTATTTATAATTTTATCTTATCCCCGCGAATTACATATCAATATCAACTCATGTAACAAGGTAGCACATCGAAACTTATTGTCGCATAAACACAGGATTTACAAAGCAATATTACAGACTCGCAACGATTGCGGTCTGCAAATGTAGAGATGTGACCTCTACATGTTATGGGGTTGTTTAGTGGGCGTCCCTGATCTTCCCTCCAGTATTTGCAGCCTTTGCTTGAGATGGAACACTTCAACCTGGCAAAGGGAATTTGCATGTTGGTATATTTGTTGAGTTGCATGACAAACAATTTTGGTACGTTTTAACTTCTCAATGCGTGTGTCAAATATGTTTCAAATGGATTACCTGAAGATGGAATGAGCGCGATTGTTCTCCTACCAAAACTCTGCGAGTGGAATGCAGCTCCTGCGAGAACAAAACCAACTAAATACAGACCACAACAAGATAACCAAACATTACAAGTAAATATCAAGTTCCCTTGCCTTCTGGGTCTCATCTGTGACGGCCTTCAGGAACGCCACTTCACGCTCAAGGCGCACATTATCAGCATGGACAGTGTTTGAGAGGCTGTTCGATTCTTCCTGTGCCAGCTCTAGGCCTGCTATCTTCTCTTTTAAGATCTCCGCCTCCTTATCCTTGCTGGCGAGCATCTTCTCCAGCTGCTCCCTGCTGTGAATGACCGAAGATAGGCTCTTCTCCAGCTGGTCTTTGCTTGCCAATGCTGTCACAAGCTGGTCTTCAAGCATGGCGTTTCTTCGTATCAAATCCGCTATCTTTGTGTTGTATAGATGACTCTGGCTCACGTCTGAAGAGCATCTAGCGATCCTTCTTACATTTGATCCCCCAGTCACCATAGTTCCTACCTGTGCCATGTCATTCTGAATACCAGCTCCAGTCCTTGTGCTCCGATGCCCTTTCGGCTGTAAGACAATCTATCATGCAACGAACCACATAATATGTTTGTCAAGTGACTAGTGGGTGCAGTACTTACAGTGCTTTCTTGACAGGAAGAAGAGTCATCACCATCATCATATCTGTCATCATCGATCTGTTTCTGCAGTTTTTGAGCTAAGCTGCACTCTTCTACTTGATCCAAATGCCCATGGGGTGAAGTGCCCAAATCAGGTTGCTTCAACAATGACTCAGAGAGGGGTTCACTTCTAGGTGGGTGTTCTATCACAGAAGTGAGACTATGCCTTGCGACAGAACTGTTAGAGTACAAGGGGGCACATTTGTTGAGATGATCAACAAGCTCCTTATTGCTTGGGGAATACTCATACAGCACGCGGTCTACTTCTGGGGCTGACCGCCAACTAAAAGAATGCTCATTTTGCAGTACCACTAATATTTCAACCTGCAAAAGGTCATATGGTTAGCAATGCAATTCAAGTTGATATGAAGCTTTGACATTCAAAACCTTTTTTAGTTAACTGCACATGATGAAGTGGAAAACGTAAATCATAAATGATCCAGACACGGAATGACAATTTTTTTCAGATCCCAAAATCATGAGAAGCCACACTtcaatttctttattttttcaaaatgaCAATTCATTCTTTAAAAGAAGTTCATTTGTTTAACCTTGTTGCATGGCTCCTTTTTGTTCCCACCAAAAGCAATAAGAGCAATCTTGTCCCTGTGGTAGAAAGGAACCATGCTGAAACCCTGAAATAATGTAACAAAGTAGTGAGACACTAGAACCGCACTTTGCGCAATGGAAATGAAAGAAGGCTTTTGAAGTGAATCTTTTGGATTGTTATCAGCAAGAATTCAAACATGAAGGTTAACTTTTTTTTGCACTATTTAGTACTCCTCAAATATTTTAACACTATCAAAATTAAATAAGAGTCAGAaaccaattggacttactttCTTTGAAGTTATTGATGAACTAGGGGGTACTACACAAACAGACCACTTATATTGTAGGATATCAAAAACCCAGGTTTCCACGTGTCCTGAGAATTTAATATCTTGTTAGAAATCGCAAAAGAAGCGATAGGACATCATCCTAACAGTACATgcatttttctaaataaaaccaCCAACTCGTTTTCCAGTTACTGTATCCAAAGTAGAGAGCTTCTGACATACGTTTTTTCTTGCTCGCACCACCAGCTATGTACCACTTATTTCCACACAGAGCTCCGCTGCAACCTGCTcggggtgatgggtgatgaccaTGAGTCTTCACTCTTGACCATACCATCTGTTAGGAAGAGAAAAGTATAAGTAGCCTGCAACATGGAAAATTTATTGAGATGAACTGAATAAAAGAAGCTCACGAACTTACTGTCTCAAAATCTAAAGAATACAAGTCATTAAGGGTCTTGGATTTTGAGTGGCCTCCAAATATCAGAAGGATCCTATCATCATACAGTGCAGCGACATGATTGGATCTCGGAGAAGGCCCAGCGCCTCTACAACAATGATCTTTAATCAGTAACCCAAAAATGCAAATTAAATCTAACCACAAATTGAAAACAAATCAGATGCATGTAGATGATGAGAGTTGAGAGTTGGGACAACGATAGATTGGTACAAAAAATTTAGTGGCCAAAACTCTAGGATGACTTACTTATAGTTCAATGGAAGCCATGTTGATGACTTCAGGTCAAACATGTGAAGGTCATGCCGTTTCTTTCCTTTTGTGTCCTCACCTCCAAAAAGTATCAATGTAGCACCAGCTCTGATCACTGTGTGGCCACTTCTTGCTGCCTTAAGTCAGGACCAGAAGATAATTCGTCAATTAACATGAAATTTTGCCAAAGCATAACTCTCAATATCAAATAACTTACAGGGATGTCACCCTTGGCTTCAACATGCGACCAAAGTTCTGTTTCAGTATTGAAAATCCACACTGCAGCAGAAACAGAGTTATTAATTATTATCTGGTAGAGGAAGACATCATATACTTATATGTATCTAGCGTCTGCAAACCTGATAAACGATCAGAAGCAGGCTCAGTTTTACCTCCGACAAGAATGACACTATTTCCCCATGGAACCTGTATATCACATAACATGTATAAATGTTTCTTACAGTGTTAAAATGAGTGAGTACGGCAATGTATCATTCAGAACAATCCTTTGTTTCTTTGGATAATCGATCCCTAACCAGTGCTCCAAATTTCGAGTCTCAGATGATGTCAAGTGCAAGTTATAGCATCCAGTGTAAAAATTTCAGCAAAGTATATCACAATGGCTACATTGTCTGATAATATAAATGCATACCAAAAATACTAGAGGACAAGTAAAATATAACTGAAAATGTTATACAGGTAAATTTTCTTCTTGAAGGAATGACCATATCAGTAACTTCGGTTTTGAGAACCGCACAACAGCAGTGATTTGCAAGAACTATACCAGACAATGACCTTTACAGGCTGGCAACTTCGCAGAATGTCCGTTTGGTGATGGGCGGACTTTAGGTGGTGCAGGATCCCAGATAAGCTTCTCTAAATTCAGTATCTAATTAACATGAACAGTAAATTAACAAAAAATGATTGACAATAACATGATAATCAGTGCAGACTTCCAATCGAAACAATCCCACTACCTTTGTATCATCTAACAAGTGATGACCAGAATCACCACCAAACACTACCATCTTGCTACTTACAATTGCCGCCGCATGCTGTTCAAACAAATTTATAGATGTGTTAATTAAAAACATAGAAATTTTATCAAGACATATAACTTATTCTAGTTATATTTTCAGTGGATTACATAGAAACGAGGAATAGGTTTCTCTCCCTCTGTAGACAACACAGTCCAATTTTCAGAAATATTGAAAGAACGACCA harbors:
- the LOC117847445 gene encoding uncharacterized protein translates to MFGFSRRRVKLGRLKGDQSDPLNSSRSTTGPAKQLSLPNGDDAVTTSVSGRADDLSYRCSSDTFDLDGRSFNISENWTVLSTEGEKPIPRFYHAAAIVSSKMVVFGGDSGHHLLDDTKILNLEKLIWDPAPPKVRPSPNGHSAKLPACKGHCLVPWGNSVILVGGKTEPASDRLSVWIFNTETELWSHVEAKGDIPAARSGHTVIRAGATLILFGGEDTKGKKRHDLHMFDLKSSTWLPLNYKGAGPSPRSNHVAALYDDRILLIFGGHSKSKTLNDLYSLDFETMVWSRVKTHGHHPSPRAGCSGALCGNKWYIAGGASKKKRHVETWVFDILQYKWSVCVVPPSSSITSKKGFSMVPFYHRDKIALIAFGGNKKEPCNKVEILVVLQNEHSFSWRSAPEVDRVLYEYSPSNKELVDHLNKCAPLYSNSSVARHSLTSVIEHPPRSEPLSESLLKQPDLGTSPHGHLDQVEECSLAQKLQKQIDDDRYDDGDDSSSCQESTPKGHRSTRTGAGIQNDMAQVGTMVTGGSNVRRIARCSSDVSQSHLYNTKIADLIRRNAMLEDQLVTALASKDQLEKSLSSVIHSREQLEKMLASKDKEAEILKEKIAGLELAQEESNSLSNTVHADNVRLEREVAFLKAVTDETQKELHSTRRVLVGEQSRSFHLQVEVFHLKQRLQILEGRSGTPTKQPHNM
- the LOC117847444 gene encoding golgin candidate 6, producing MDRSINFRGIAGSAGNIMQGMGKFVFGNEGPESKEDSYVEKYLDRISNGTIPDDRRSAMTELQSLVAESRSAQMSFGAMGFPILLNVLKEGREDVELVRGALETFVSALTPIETSQGPKTEVQPASVNSDLLSRETENISLLLSLLSEEDFYVRYYTIQLLTALLTNSLKRLQEAILLIPRGITVLMDMLMDREVIRNEALLLLTYLTRDAEEIQKIVVFEGVFEKIFSIIREEGYSDGGVVVQDCLELLNNLIRHSSSNQMLLKETMGFDPLISILKIRRGSAFNFTQQKTVNLLGALNTVELLLMGGPSGESGKDANKNANQAALAQKNILDHLLLLGVESQWAPVALRCMALRCIGNLVLRNPQNLDSLAKKQVGEEPHVQPALNAILSIVLRTSIAQEFVAADYVFKCFCEKNPNGQALLASTIVPHPNQGDTHGPATDMPFGSILLQALVSSDANGDMEACCRASSVLSHIIKENLQSKDRVLQIQLETPTPSLGRTEPLLHRIVTCLSIAASADGENDQSSHPEESYIQPVILRLLIVWLVDCSNAVNCLLESAVHLNYVLELASSKRYTACVRGLAAVVLGACILYNASREKGRDAFAVADAISQKIGLTTYFLRFDELRKSLAHPSSEQQHRKELSRSSLNSMSDFQEIEEDETNKDDQHPVLSEIFDPQFVNFLSKLEADIRENIMDIFSRTKTATAVLPAELEQKNGEVDGEYIKRLKSFVEKQCNEMQELLARNAMLAEELVKTGGGNTADTAQKPSSGRERVQIEALRQELEGAKRQIEALKIEKSQIEAEANNQRNLAVKVESDLKSLSDAYNSLEQANYRLDAEVKTLRQGGSVPYPDVEAIKAQAKEEAEKDSEAELNDLLVCLGQEQTKVEKLSARLAELGEDADTLLQGIGDDTAIPDDDDEDEDE